From Nicotiana tabacum cultivar K326 chromosome 20, ASM71507v2, whole genome shotgun sequence, one genomic window encodes:
- the LOC142174593 gene encoding uncharacterized protein LOC142174593, giving the protein MGFTERLIGIVFGLFSNNWYSILINGQARGFFKSSRGIKQGDLVSPTLFILAAEALSRGLNALHTNLYFCGFGMPKWSPKINHLAYADDMIIFSSLDETSLMLIMQVLKEYENASRQLVNKTKSAVYLHHLTDMEVVSKVERITGIYRNDFLIIYLGCPIFYARRKLEFYQPLITKDFGIDDIVHNVNDVTLDGEWDVARLYEILPEDLAVHIMEKIKPPSQMQVLDRPCWMLETRGYFSVKSAWEYTRRRDEPRIAYRMIWVKGIPFKISFFMWKVWKAKLPLDDFLKRICYCMPSKCWCCIQPDEESLKHLFFRSETAKITWRYFLSRAGIDVEGLTLHQAITKCWTANVCLRLKQIMQALPSCIVWELCKRRNSMKYGDGVRTSRVIYQVSSNLQALVKLRKPGMIMVPHKWQDLLVVMENFTPKLKVTKVMWELPNTGWLKVNTDGASRGNPGRSSIGFCIRNENGDIVKSVGREIEETTNTVAEAKAMVEALRFCIFQQYPHVWLQTDSMLLKKIMDGIWKPPWIISEQGEGGQEIRSKEKRNSRRHVNLKD; this is encoded by the exons ATGGGATTCACAGAAAGGTTGATAGGGATTGTCTTTGGATTATTTTCAAACAATTGGTATTCTATTCTAATAAATGGTCAAGCGCGTGGGTTCTTTAAGTCCTCAAGGGGAATAAAACAAGGTGATCTTGTTTCTCCAACTTTGTTTATATTGGcagcagaagcattatctaggGGACTCAATGCATTACATACTAACCTGTATTTTTGTGGATTTGGGATGCCAAAGTGGAGTCCAAAGATCAATCATTTGGCGTATGCAGATGACATGATTATCTTCTCATCCTTAGATGAAACAtctctgatgctgattatgcaagtGCTGAAGGAATATGAAAATGCATCTAGGCAGCTTGTTAACAAGACCAAATCAGCTGTGTACCTGCATCATTTAACAGACATGGAAGTGGTCAGCAAGGTAGAAAGGATCACAGGCATTTATAGGAATGATTTCCTTATCATATATCTAGGTTGTCCGATATTTTATGCAAGGAGAAAGCTGGAATTCTATCAGCCCCTAATTACTAAG GACTTTGGCATTGATGATATTGTACATAATGTAAATGATGTTACCTTAGATGGTGAGTGGGATGTGGCCAGGCTATATGAAATACTtcctgaagacttagcagtacACATTATGGAGAAAATCAAACCACCTTCACAGATGCAGGTTCTTGACAGGCCGTGTTGGATGCTGGAAACAAGAGGATATTTCAGTGTTAAGTCAGCATGGGAGTATACGAGAAGAAGAGACGAACCAAGAATAGCTTATAGAATGATTTGGGTGAAGGGAATtccttttaaaatatcatttttcatgtGGAAAGTGTGGAAAGCAAAACTACCTTTAGATGATTTCTTGAAAAGGATATGCTACTGCATGCCATCAAAATGTTGGTGTTGTATACAGCCTGATGAGGAATCTCTTAAGCACTTGTTTTTTAGATCAGAAACTGCAAAGATAACTTGGAGGTATTTTCTATCGAGGGCAGGAATAGATGTGGAGGGACTTACATTGCACCAAGCAATCACAAAATGTTGGACTGCAAATGTGTGCTTAAGGCTAAAACAAATAATGCAAGCACTCCCCTCATGCATAGTCTGGGAACTTTGTAAAAGAAGAAATAGTATGAAGTATGGTGATGGCGTGAGAACAAGCAGGGTGATctatcaagtttcatcaaatctTCAGGCTTTGGTGAAACTGAGAAAGCCTGGGATGATCATGGTACCTCACAAATGGCAAGATCTATTAGTTGTGATGGAaaatttcactccaaaacttaAGGTTACCAAAGTCATGTGGGAACTTCCAAATACAGGATGGCTAAAGGTTAATACAGATGGGGCTTCGAGGGGGAATCCAGGCAGAAGCTCAATAGGTTTCTGTATACGAAATGAAAATGGTGACATAGTCAAGTCAGTAGGAAGGGAGATTGAGGAGACAACAAACACAGTAGCAGAAGCGAAGGCCATGGTAGAGGCACTAAGGTTCTGCATATTTCAACAATACCCTCATGTATGGCTTCAAACTGACTCAATGTTATTAAAAAAGATTATGGATGGGATCTGgaaaccaccatggatcataTCTGAGCAG GGTGAAGGTGGACAGGAGATAAGAAGCAAAGAGAAAAGGAATAGCAGGAGGCATGTCAACTTAAAGGACTAA